A single Lolium perenne isolate Kyuss_39 chromosome 6, Kyuss_2.0, whole genome shotgun sequence DNA region contains:
- the LOC127310751 gene encoding protein neprosin-like — MVGNYEYPHIDTLNIIQVGWNIQPSLYGDNKTHFLIGWSTDGYSSTGCFDLKCDGFVLAKHAPITPGDTLKGKSKMSFKIFKSKDNGDWWLHFAHAGQKFAPVGYWPQSLFNSLKFYSNYVSWGGYTTSYGEKRSPPMGNGHWPGPDSAAFQDMQYVNEDETTYRPGPVPGLQSWVTNKECYKVSDFMIDHFSYGGPGGCTN; from the exons ATGGTCGGTAATTACGAGTATCCTCATATTGATACTCTAAATATTATACAAGTTGGATGGAAT ATTCAACCTTCTCTCTATGGTGACAACAAAACACATTTCCTAATAGGATGGTCG ACTGATGGATACTCATCAACGGGATGCTTTGACTTGAAGTGTGATGGATTTGTACTAGCCAAGCATGCTCCTATAACTCCCGGAGACACACTTAAGGGGAAAAGTAAGATGTCTTTCAAGATATTCAAG AGTAAAGACAACGGAGATTGGTGGTTACACTTTGCTCATGCCGGTCAGAAGTTTGCTCCCGTCGGATACTGGCCGCAAAGTCTTTTCAATAGTTTGAAATTCTATTCAAATTATGTAAGCTGGGGTGGCTATACTACATCTTATGGAGAAAAGCGCAGCCCGCCAATGGGCAATGGGCACTGGCCAGGACCAGACTCGGCTGCATTTCAAGATATGCAATATGTCAATGAAGATGAGACAACCTACCGTCCTGGTCCAGTGCCCGGCCTTCAAAGTTGGGTAACCAACAAGGAATGCTACAAAGTCAGTGATTTCATGATTGACCACTTCAGTTATGGGGGACCTGGCGGTTGTACTAATTAA